The Ziziphus jujuba cultivar Dongzao chromosome 5, ASM3175591v1 genome segment GAAAaacctaaaataattaaataaaaaaattaaaaaaaaaaaaaaggaacaaaagaacaaaaaacacacCAAGTGCAATTGTATTGCACAAATGAGATTGACCAACAAAAAGCTGCTGCTCTGGACTTGAATCAGCTCCAAGCAAAATTGCCTCCTTCCCTTCTGAATCAATTGTTCGAGTTATGGTGGCAAAACGTTCCGGGACAGCACGAGATCCCACATCTTGGTCCTTGCATACGGATCTGTAATGCCGGATCCACCGATTTGAAAGAAGATCAGCATCGCAAGTTTCCTCAGTCTTTTTCAATGTAGATTCAGGTCTTTCAAATTTGATATTCTGCCAGCCCCCACGTCGAAGAACTTTGAACTGGGAAAGATAACAAATGCAAGGGAAAGaacatttcaataaaattttctataaagAGAAGCCATTAATAAGAAATTGAACTAACTTTTTGGATCAAAGGAATGAGACCTGGCCAGATGGGGCACGGGAATGAGTATATGGACGCCTTGATGATTTTGAATGTGATAATTTCCCCTCTTTTGAGCGCCAACCAAGCAAATCCATGGAATCATATAACTGTTTTACGAAAGATGTTTCCATGGACTTCAGGTACATGCTGTGCTTCTCATTTGTCCACTCAGTAGACGTAAATTCTGAAGCCTCTGGAGTTCGCTGATAGAAAAACAACACTAATCACAACAAATATCTTTTTCACAGAGTTCATCACAGCCTAAAGATAATCCCATAGGATTGGAACCTCTAAACTattaagtgaaagaaaaaaaggaagtatatattttaatcatatatttttttgtcaataataGAATTTCACTTCAAGAATTCTGAACCATATATAAAGAATTTAAAGTTGATTGtttagaaaacataaaataaaatacaacatcAGAGTTTTTAATATAAgcttttaatttagttttaataaaattgtaaagatctatatatatatatatatatatatgaacttcAAAATTAATTCTAATTTACATGATTAAGAGACGAGCAAGAGAAAACATATACGCTatcaaaaagaggaaaaaaataaaaataaaaataaaagttgaaaaGAACCATGAGTCTCACATGGTTTAAGAGACAAGCAAGTGAAATAAAGACTCCCGCATAACATATACAGATATTTTTGCTGCAGGTACGCTTTTCATAAATACAGGTTTAATTGTCAGAAAGGGAACACATCTTGGTTCCATATTTATTCTGGAAAAAAAGGCTTAAAACAAAACCTTGGTCGCTCCTCcctttattaattaaacattCAATGAGAATAAATAGTTGGggccaccaaaaaataaaaatgcttgatcaatataatattataaattcacAGTGTCGGTCCTAAACCGGCCCTATGGATCTCGTCCAAACCAGTCGTCAAAAAATTAgccatttaaaaaacaaagagaaatggTTTTACTCGGTTGTTTTTGTTCGTATAATTGTTCTGGAAAACTGTcatatttttcccaaaaaaataaaacaaaaatccttAAGAAGGCAGAAAAAACAACAAAGCTGCAGAGTGACAAGGAGAATAATACAaattaggaagaaaaaaaaaattaaggaatagcGGTGAAAATAGATACCTGGAGGGTTGAGGGAAGAGAACTATCTCCGGAAAAGCCAGAAGACTGGGGATCGGGCCGAGAGTGTGTAGCTGTGAAGTCGtccatgtatgtatgtatactgtttaaaaaaaaaaaaccttcaaaaaaagaaaaaataataagttgGGGGGATAGGATGATGATTATGGAAGTGAAAATGGGTAGGAATGAGAGGAAGAGAGGAGGGAGGGGTTGGGGTTGGGTTTGGGGGAATGATATGAATACTTTGGAGGCGGTGTTGGGGACAAAAGAACGTTACAGTTGTCACCGCTTTTACACGTGTCATGGTGCCACGGAGTTGCCACGTCAAAGCTGTGCTTGATTAGAGACAAGGCATAGAAGCAGATATTTATTGGAGCATCCAAAATATCTAATGTCTTTTACTTGTCATAGACGTATTTCACAGTTCTAATTGCCTGGCCGCTGCACTATAACTGTTACCCACCGTTTTAATCTGAACCGCCTATTCCCGcgcttttcattttcttttcttcttctttttttttttcaataaaagaaaataatataattaaaaataaaaaactttgctTGCCAATTTGGACTATTATTCCTATTTCTGATCAACTAGTGAATTAATACCCTTTTTAGTATGAATCCACTAGTCTatccaaagaaaacaaaaaaaatatctgAGTCATCTACAAGGTGATAAATATCATGGAGGTCGTTAATATGTATTgacttatatacatatatatatatatatatatatatatatatatatttttagtagatATATGACTAAATATGGGGCAAGTATATTTTAGCTTAATAATTTggagaataaaatatatgatcacaaacaaacaaacataaaaacattgcccaggaattaaaaaaaaaaaaaaaaaaggaaaaacaaagaagaaaaaaagaacgcGTTTGTAGAAACATAAAATGTTAACcaatattttaacaatttataaTTCAAAAAAGATAATCAACATTCCTTCAAAGAAAATGTAACAAATACAAGTATTCTTAGTGTTTCAAGtcaaaacatttaatatatccaaagcaaagaaaagaaaaaaaagaatattatcaacataaattgagtaatattatttatataaaaatactaGATAATCAATTAAAAGGCTCTCGCTAAGGCCACGTATAAAGTTGGGCCAGTCCTGTATGTTATGAAAACATACATCTAACTTACAAAACTGCATAAGTTGATCCTAAGTTATCGTTGGGATATACAGAGAAAGTTTGTGCCgaaaacaaatgcaaaaattcaattttcctgCTTCTGCTCACCTTCCGATATCACAGATTCTTGCAAGTCAATTCGACCTGCACCAGGAGGAAGTGAAAATATTGTTAATTGCAAAATTAATAACACTTTGTGAGAAATGGTGAACTTCAGGATATCAGAATTCTCACAAACATGTTAGCAAAGTAATGCTACACCGGATCGAGATCAAAACAAAAGTTAGCCTTACCTAACAATGAAATCAGCGAAGGGGCCTTCACAGATCCATTTGATCTCATGTCTGTACCTGAAAATCACcaaaaattatatgtctatcGTAATCAATAATGCAAAGAAGCCAACACCTTCCCACATTACAACACAATCATTTTTTGTTCCTTAATTACAGATCTATGTCAACTGCATTTCACATCAGCAATGGATTATATTTCGTTGTAATTGCCTTCAAAACCTCAAAAATAACCTccagcaaaaatatatatacaaaattagatTGAGTGCTAGCGTCCAACCAATTTGCAAGTTAAAATTTATCAACTAGACCGAACAATGATTCACATTTTGCATTTAGGCAAAATAATGAAGCGTGGTCATGTTAAAATTTCAAGCTCTAGGGCAGAATGAGATATACGTAAAATTGGAAAGGATAATTGAGGTTTAATTCCAGACATTTACATCCCtctattttttctattatacttcGACATTAATATAGCTCTATCTTCTTTCAAGCACTTCACATTAGCTCAAATCTGTATCCTTCCTACATTAACTCAAAGTTACTAAATAATATGGCAAACTCTTCATGTatgtaaaacaattattatatatgaaaactGGATGCTATAAAAGACATTTAAGGGCAGAGAATCAAACCTGAATTTTCAAGTGATTTAAGGACATCTGATTTCTTAAAAGTATATCCAATAAAATTTGTATCTTTAGATGTCAACATCTGCAAAATTGAAGGCAAGAAATTATTGACAAAATGTTTGAAAGTAAAGGCAACATAAAAGTATACAACCTAACAAGATTTTCTGAGCAGGCTTTTAACGTAAAATTTAACAACtacagaaaacaaaatattaccTTCCTCCAAGGTCCCACTGATGGTATTTCAGATGGTGTTCCCTCTACCTATAGTAGTAAAAGAAGAAACAGAAAAGCTTTAgcatgatttttgaaaaattagcaaaacaaaagagaaagaacttCAATGTGGTAGCCTTActtcaaaaaggaaaatgtaTACATAATAAATGATTCAATAAGAACTTCAAAACTAAAAGCTATCATGCATTTTTCAATTAcaaattttatgccaaaaaaCAAGGTTTCACAACGCCAATGTACTCACTTCAGGAAACTTCTCAAAATTTTGAGTGTCCAATTCTCCAGTCACAATAGGCTTATATGAAGCTTCTGTTTCATACAGCCTGTCCCACTGAATGCCTTTGAACCATGGATGGGCCTGAGAAAATTTTGGCATATAAGAATACAAACCGAACTGAAAACCAGAAAGAAAAAAGTTCACAACGATTAATCTAGCACTGAGCCATCCTACTGTTAGATTGTCGAAATCTGTAAGTCAGAGCAATTGAGATCAACTAAATGCGTCCATGTCTTGACCACTAAGATAActcatttgttatttttcatcaaTGAATAGTCCAAGACTATCTTGTAACACATCAAACCAGAAAAAGGGGGAAAAGGTTCTGAAGCTTTATCTGGAACCTGTAAAGAATATTTTTCCTCTTAAAGGTGGTTACCTTTATTTCTTCCACTCCTCGAGTTCCCAGCCTTGTTTCAACATCACATAATAAGCGACGAATCAAATCCTTTGCCTCATCCGATATTTTCGGTTCCTCAGGGAATTTCAGACATGTTCTCCAATTGATTATCTGCATAAGAATTTTTACACATTTAGCAAATGTAAAGGATAAAAGATACTTGTGATATAAATGTTAATCACAACTGTGAAGAATCCACCTTGCGGCATGTCATTCTTGGATCTTCAGAGCAGAAAGGTGGATATCCTACAAGCATCTCATACATTATTGCCCCTAGTGACCACCAATCACACTCAATTCCATACCCTTTCTTGAGCAACACCTCAGGAGCCATATAGTCAAGAGTACCAACAGTTGAATAAGCCTGCAGGACATAGATGTAATTGATAAACAACAGGCAAGAAATGCCACTTAATAGgtacaatattatatatgtgcTTACACATGCAAAACAAGATATTAAATGAGTAATTAGTAAATACCAATGCACGGCGATTGCGTTTCCATTGTAGCAATTGTTCTTTTGGCATCAACCAAGGGACTTTATCACATCCAGATTGTCCTTCATTTTCACATATGGATTCCTGACTTCCCAACTCCTCATTTTCTAATAGCATTGTTGAATACTTATCATCCAGAGGCTTACACAAGCCAAAATCCGAAAGCTTCAAATGACCATTTCTGTCCAGTATCAGGTTATCTGGTTTTATGTCCCTATAAGCAGAATACTGACAGAGTAAGCCAAAGCTTATTTGTTTTGCTAGGAAAGAAGTCATGTGTGCTAATATTTATTCCAAAGGAAATGCCTAGTTTTGTGCTAGGTCTCTGATTTGAATCCATTAAATTGGAGAAagagcaaaaataatttttctgccACAAATGTTACCTTGCCTGTCTTGAGTTTACATTAATTGGACAACCAAAATGAAGAAAGACGTTAATaacatcaaatccaaaattaacttGAATATATTAACTAGAATTAGAGTGTTGATTTAAGAAGATGTctcataaaaaaatgtaaaaagttCTATCGTCTTTATATTGGTGTATTACTGTACACCCAAGGATTGCTCCATAGATATTACAAAGAAGTAGATTGGCAAATTGCAGAGATACAAGCAGGCGAGATTTGGTTTCATGCAGAGGTTAGAAAGCTTTAGGTCAATGAATACAATTTTTGCCAAAAGTTCAGGCTCCAAAATGAAGTCCATGCTTTGGCCTAGGTGACTAGGTTTGTTCACAAAATTGAGCCTTATTCAGCTATTAGACTGAGCCACGAGAATGGCCATGAAAGCTGGGCCTAAACTTCCCCTTCTTTTCCCATCAAATCATCCAGCATAATAACTTAATTCAACTTGGTATCATAACTTCTAGAGACTAAAATAAGAATGAAACATAACGTAATCAACAATTCAGCATACCTATGAACATAATTGTGTTGATGAATTGACTGAATGGCTAGAATACTCTCTGCAATATAAAAGCGTGCAACATCTTCAGAAAGAATATCTTCTCTCATCAGTAATGTCATAATGTCACCACCAGGTAAGTACTCCATGATAAGGTATAAAAAATCAGAATCTTGAAATGAATAGAAAAGTTTCACGATGCAACGGCTATCAACCTCAGCAAGCAAATTCCTCTCAGACCGAACATGCTCAACCTAATTTGTCAAAATATAATGAAGTAGACAGTCAATAAGATACCAAAATAAGTATCAAatgcaaatcaatttaaaaaagaaaaaaatgcaaaaatgaaaaagcaaaagaagaagaagaagaaacactTCCCAACCCACAGATGAATTGTTTACTTATATAGAATAAGAATAAGTATATACTTTTTCTTACCAGCTTATTATTGACTTGacctatttttatgtttttcttacaTGGAAAGTACAAATAAAAAGGCATAATTTATTCTAATCACACTCAGACACCCACACAATACAtatcatattaataatatatatatatatatatatatagacatatagatatatatatatatatatatgctgcatTTTTGTTGTGAGCAAGAGATTCATATGATGCACATAAAAATCAACTTAATGAAACATcaaatttatctaattaatcCACACTTCAGATTTGATCGATAAGTTTAGACCACTGCAAAAACTATGCAATATAAACTGATCATAAACTTAAAGATATTCCATTTGCTAATTGAAATCAACACTTCAAAATATTGATAGATTTTAGAAAAAGGATAAACAAATTCTTTACTCTTAAGTACTCATACGAAGATATTGTAATTAAGCATAAAAGTATCCTTCTATACAACAATGGAAATTATTCATACACTTGAAAGTGATTGGTTACCTGTCCACGGCTAAGCATCTCTgatttcttcaatttcttcatgGCATAGATCTCTCCTGTACCTTTAGCACGACATAGTCGCACCTGCAATATTACAATATGTAATGAATAAATCTCTTATTATCAATGATAGACATATACTATTTTCTTCACAATATTATTGTAAATAGGAACTTAAGTGATATTCCATCCAGATGCTATTGAACATAATCATAAGTCACTATTCCTGCTAAGTTGATATAAAAAGATACTTAATAGGCTTCATGTCATAAATTAGCAAATATAGATCTACTTGACTGAGGACAAATAAgtctcaaaaaaaataaataaataaataaatctatcaTTTGTAGATGCTAATTTGTCGAATAAGGGGCAGTTATAATAGTTCCAGAACAAGTTACATTACAATGTTATAGTATACCTCACCAAATGCACCTTTACCAATTACAGTTAATTGCTCGAAGTCGTCGATCCCAATTTTACGTCTTTGCAGCCTCATGTATTCAGTTTCTCTGCGTTCCAAATTCCTCATCATCTCCTCTTGTTCCTCATTCGATACCTGAGCTTCTTCTGCTTTTCTCTGAAGTGCTCGACGTCTGAAAAAACACACAGCACAAATTTATCTATATCGTAGTTCCTTTAGCTTTTCAAATACTTGATAGCAGAGCGCTTTAGCACAAGATATATGCTTAATCAGATCATAGAAGAGAAAAAGGCAATTTCTCATGAAAATTACAAGCCATATGCCAGAGTTCAAAGTAATATAGGTACGATCACAGATGTGCCCACAAAAAGCATGCCAACATTTTAACAAgaagatataaataaataaataagagagaTATAGATTCTAAATCAGGAAATGGAAACAAATGCATAACGAACACATTATACTTTGTACAGTCATAAACTAAACTAGCAGGATCATATGCACCAAACATAAGGCCTAGCAATTGTCATAAATGGAACAGCAGCTGCTGCTTCATTCTCAATTGTcataatatcaattaaaataaacagaCGCGTTCCATAAATGGAAAGAAATCGAAGCTTATAATGAATGCAAACTACAATATATAAAGCCAAATCTAATAGAAATTCCGCATATATCAAATTGTCAAATGCACCTCTCTTTGCGGTCCTGCAACCCCTGTAGATAATTCTTGTAGTGATTCTCTATGAACTGCTTCGCAGCAGCAGCTTTCTGTCTTGTTACCGGTGACGAAACCGATACATCTGGACCCGAATCTATGGCTACCCGATCCGGCTTCATGTTCAGAGCTCCAAGCCTCACCGTTCCATCTCTACCTTCCATCGTCAAGCCTCCCTATCAGATCAACCTCTTGGCCTATAAACCACCGAGAAATATTCAATCACTGGAGCATTTCCTTAAAGATCCACCAGCTTTCTTTACAAATGGAATTTCAGAAGCTTCTAATTCACAGTTTCCACTTTCGAGGAGAGATCCAGCCTCCAGGGTCGCAAACTGTTTGCGGAAATGACAGAAAGAAAGAGTGAGCGGGGGGCACGAGAACGAAAGAGGATATGAACTGGCATATATGCGTGTATTTATATCTAACCTATGCAAGCTAGCAAGGCTGTCTTATCTATGATGgtattcttttctttgtttttttccgaCTAGTAAACTAATGTTCTGGGTTTGCTTTAGGCTTTCTAGGGAATGGAGTGCAATAGACGCCATCGTTTTGCTCGAATGAGTTGGAATCTTGGAggcaaattcatattttaatcaattttttttttttatttcctgaCTTTTGGAGAGAGAAATTGTATGTTGTAGGTGTCTTGGCGAATTGCTAGTCGCTGGTGTCGGCGGAGATCCATAGAAAGGAAAGCTGCATGACTATGAGTACGGTCCCATTAGATGCGTGAAACTTACTCACCCACGCGCCTGTCGGTAATTCAGCTCAGGTCTTTATCGTCAACGTTGTGAATTGGATATTTAAGGGGGGTATTGTTATTGGCCACGCGTTGTGGATGAGGGTGGGCTTTGGGAGTTAATGGACAGTGGGGATCACAGTGCCATGCTAGTTTGTGCTGGACCTGAAGGTTTTGAAATTCTCATTATTCAAGTCATGAAATTACCGTGGCCCCGGTTTTAAGGAAGCTGACACCCAAACGTGCGTTTTACGACCCGCTTGGAGATTTGGGGCCCATTCCGAACCCGGTGCTTTTAAATAGGAATATTGGTTCATCATTCATGCCCCTCCTTTATTGATGTGTAACGTCGTCGTTTTTCATCAAATCATGATACATGACGTTCCATTTATTCTGTTTCGATAAAAGTAGTTTGATTCTAAAACGTTAGTCACGGAATAAAACATTTCTCTtcctaccccaaaaaaaaaaaaaaaaaaaaaaaaaaaaaaagattgtttcACCAAATTCTATTCAACTAACCCGCTTCATTATTGGAATTTGATTACATCCTAGAATTAGCAACAATTGTAGGTTGTGGcagttaaaatataaattgtagtataaaaagattgaaaaatgaTTTGTTTATCCCACATCAATTATAAGACTTTTGAAAGATTCAGATCTTGCAACTTGCGAATTTATTTATGACTTAATTACATGCGACAGACTACTTTATATGGAACCATTGGCTAGATCCAGATGTgtgttttttattgttataaattgtttttctttgacaaagtaaaaagaaagagaTACAGAAATGAAGTTCTATATTCTCAATTGTAAACTTTTACAATCTATAAACAATTATGTATACAAAGTTGAATCGAAGAGATTAGGAAAGTATATAAACAGACAAAAGTATAATCTACTTAGGGCACCTTCCTAATACCGTACTAACATTCTTAATTGTTAATTTATGGACGTTTAGCTGGAAAATCACAATcaaatatgtatacatatacacacacacggAGGTAGGAAGTATGGATAATATTAGACTTTCAGGTTGGAAGGAAATTGATGTTTTTCTGGGACCTTTGAGAGAGGTAAGTATAAGCCCATCTCCAAAATCCTCTACTTAGTAAAAATGTTGATAAGAAGCTAGACTTGTCCAGATTTTTATCCGCTAGTTGCATAATTGTGATTAAGAATGCAAATGCTGCAATTCCACCTGAAATTTTGAAGAGGCTAGAAAAAGGCTCAGGACCAATAGAATCACCATCCGAGTTGATTGGAGTAGAACAGTTACAAGAGTGGAGCATGACTTCCTCTAAATGTTCCACTTGTCCACTCTCAGTTACTTCAAGGACTGCCTTTGAAATATCAATGGCCAAAGCCGAGCCCTTTGGAAAAACCTGAAAcagaaaaaattaaaccaaaaaaaaaaaaaaaaattaatatagatAGCAAAGAGAAGGAAATAATCGAGCTAGGATCTGGAAAATAACAAACTTACAAAGCCAAAA includes the following:
- the LOC107420000 gene encoding cold-regulated protein 27, which codes for MDDFTATHSRPDPQSSGFSGDSSLPSTLQRTPEASEFTSTEWTNEKHSMYLKSMETSFVKQLYDSMDLLGWRSKEGKLSHSKSSRRPYTHSRAPSGQFKVLRRGGWQNIKFERPESTLKKTEETCDADLLSNRWIRHYRSVCKDQDVGSRAVPERFATITRTIDSEGKEAILLGADSSPEQQLFVGQSHLCNTIALEVSDQNFVGEDIEGEKKTSGKCSAKRVKTRVVHSSSNDQVVPLRKPPPMEDAGNNCIPADL
- the LOC107420010 gene encoding uncharacterized protein LOC107420010, yielding MEGRDGTVRLGALNMKPDRVAIDSGPDVSVSSPVTRQKAAAAKQFIENHYKNYLQGLQDRKERRRALQRKAEEAQVSNEEQEEMMRNLERRETEYMRLQRRKIGIDDFEQLTVIGKGAFGEVRLCRAKGTGEIYAMKKLKKSEMLSRGQVEHVRSERNLLAEVDSRCIVKLFYSFQDSDFLYLIMEYLPGGDIMTLLMREDILSEDVARFYIAESILAIQSIHQHNYVHRDIKPDNLILDRNGHLKLSDFGLCKPLDDKYSTMLLENEELGSQESICENEGQSGCDKVPWLMPKEQLLQWKRNRRALAYSTVGTLDYMAPEVLLKKGYGIECDWWSLGAIMYEMLVGYPPFCSEDPRMTCRKIINWRTCLKFPEEPKISDEAKDLIRRLLCDVETRLGTRGVEEIKAHPWFKGIQWDRLYETEASYKPIVTGELDTQNFEKFPEVEGTPSEIPSVGPWRKMLTSKDTNFIGYTFKKSDVLKSLENSGTDMRSNGSVKAPSLISLLGRIDLQESVISEGEQKQEN
- the LOC132799175 gene encoding glutamate receptor 3.1-like, giving the protein MMTVSHVKPSVLDIDTLHRKNANVGCDGNSFIVKHLVNVMDFKPHNIKNISSIEDYPQAFEKGHISAAFFVEPHAKVFLAKYCKGYIKTGHFLKLGGFGFVFPKGSALAIDISKAVLEVTESGQVEHLEEVMLHSCNCSTPINSDGDSIGPEPFSSLFKISGGIAAFAFLITIMQLADKNLDKSSFLSTFLLSRGFWRWAYTYLSQRSQKNINFLPT